In one window of Henckelia pumila isolate YLH828 chromosome 1, ASM3356847v2, whole genome shotgun sequence DNA:
- the LOC140875475 gene encoding phosphoinositide phospholipase C 2-like: MSKQTYRICCCFSRRFRLKEAEPPAEIKALFESYSENGLMNVDSFHKLLKEVQGEDHLTSSTEEAQSVMDSFFHEHKHLNLFHHKNLSLDHFFRYLLSEVNSALPYPSKVYQDMTAPLSHYFVFTGHNSYLTGNQISSDCSEVPIIEALRRGVRVIELDMWPNSNKDSVDILHGGTLTSPVEIIKCLKAISEHAFVSSEYPVILTLEDHLTPDLQAKVAEMVTNTFGDVLVCSTPESLQDFPSPESLKKKIVLSTKPPKERLDTKSSIKEDNGSVKEMKLPEESIWGKEIPDFVESFNLEEGSEHQEEEDHHHENQNFLQNAPPEYKHLIAIRAEKMKGGLKAWLRVKSEKAHRVSLNEEKLEKAVITHGTDIVRFNHRNLMRVYPKATRIDSSNFNPLVGWMHGAQMVAFNMQGHGRPLWLMQGLFKANGGCGYVKKPDFLLDENLVFDPKARYPVKKTLKVKVYMGVGWNLDFKRTHFDLYSPPDFYARIGIAGVPADSTMKKTKTIEDNWIPVWNEEFEFPLTVPELALLRVEVHEFDMSDKDDFGGQTCIPVSELRTGIRALPLHDYKGDKYKNVKLLLRFDFI, from the exons ATGTCGAAACAAACATACAGAATCTGCTGCTGTTTCAGCAGGAGATTCAGGCTGAAAGAAGCCGAGCCCCCGGCAGAAATCAAAGCTTTGTTCGAAAGCTATTCGGAGAATGGATTGATGAATGTGGATAGTTTTCACAAGTTGTTGAAGGAAGTGCAGGGTGAAGATCACCTCACGAGTAGTACTGAAGAAGCACAGTCTGTGATGGATTCCTTCTTTCACGAGCACAAACATCTCAACTTATTCCACCACAAAAATCTCAGCCTCGATCACTTCTTCCGCTATCTGCTCAGTGAAGTCAACTCTGCCCTCCCATATCCCTCCAAG GTGTACCAGGACATGACCGCCCCTTTATCCCATTATTTCGTTTTCACCGGCCACAACTCCTATCTCACAGGCAACCAGATCAGCAGTGACTGCAGCGAAGTGCCCATCATCGAAGCTCTGCGGCGAGGCGTACGTGTTATTGAACTAGATATGTGGCCTAATTCCAACAAGGATAGTGTAGATATACTTCATGGAGG GACCCTCACATCCCCTGTTGAAATCATCAAATGTTTGAAAGCAATAAGTGAACATGCCTTTGTTTCTTCCGAGTATCCTGTGATCTTGACTCTGGAAGATCACCTCACTCCAGATCTTCAGGCTAAAGTAGCAGAG ATGGTGACCAATACATTCGGGGACGTACTTGTGTGCTCTACGCCTGAAAGTTTGCAAGATTTCCCATCTCCGGAATCGTTGAAGAAGAAAATTGTCTTGTCAACAAAACCACCAAAAGAGCGTCTTGATACTAAGAGCTCAATTAAAGAGGATAATGGGTCTGTAAAAGAGATGAAATTACCCGAAGAATCGATCTGGGGAAAGGAGATCCCTGATTTTGTGGAGAGTTTCAACCTTGAGGAGGGTtctgagcatcaagaagaggaGGATCATCACCACGAGAATCAAAATTTTCTGCAAAATGCACCCCCGGAATACAAGCATTTGATTGCGATTCGTGCGGAGAAAATGAAAGGTGGGCTCAAAGCATGGCTTCGAGTCAAATCTGAAAAGGCTCATCGTGTTAGTTTGAATGAAGAAAAGCTAGAAAAGGCTGTTATAACTCATGGAACAGACATTGTCCG ATTTAACCACAGAAACTTGATGAGAGTGTATCCGAAAGCAACAAGGATAGACTCGTCGAATTTCAATCCTCTGGTAGGGTGGATGCATGGAGCACAGATGGTTGCATTTAACATGCAG GGACATGGCAGGCCTCTTTGGTTGATGCAGGGGTTGTTCAAAGCAAATGGTGGGTGTGGTTATGTGAAAAAACCAGATTTTTTACTCGACGAAAACCTCGTCTTTGACCCTAAAGCCAGATATCCTGTGAAGAAAACATTGAAG GTGAAAGTATACATGGGAGTAGGCTGGAATCTTGATTTCAAGCGCACACATTTTGATCTATACTCCCCACCAGACTTTTATGCCAGG ATTGGAATTGCTGGAGTTCCTGCAGACTCGACCATGAAGAAAACGAAAACTATCGAAGATAACTGGATTCCGGTTTGGAATGAAGAGTTCGAGTTTCCATTGACAGTTCCAGAACTGGCACTGCTTAGAGTTGAAGTTCATGAATTCGACATGTCCGATAAAGATGATTTTGGAGGCCAAACATGCATACCTGTTTCGGAGTTGAGAACTGGGATTCGAGCTTTGCCACTTCATGATTATAAAGGAGACAAGTACAAGAATGTCAAGTTACTCTTGCGATTCGATTTTATATGA